In the Carboxydothermus hydrogenoformans Z-2901 genome, one interval contains:
- the yunB gene encoding sporulation protein YunB gives MVIALYFTPYQIRRIKVFVTLMLLFTLTFTWIVERYIGDLFLNLAKVRINQIITEEFTKVVLQEIESEEFQTEKLIRIEKDQKGKITLVQSNTLLFHKLAARIGNRMQKHINLLRKQKVAIPFGQLFGLKVLASFGPKIKISFIPMGYVEVNCLDSFESGGLNQTRFQLSVILKASYKVAIPLVSEEAKLSYKLPIIETVIVGEVPQIMLPSSLK, from the coding sequence GTGGTGATAGCCTTGTATTTTACCCCTTACCAAATAAGACGTATTAAGGTGTTTGTTACCTTAATGCTCCTATTTACCTTAACTTTTACCTGGATAGTAGAGCGATACATTGGAGATTTGTTTTTAAATTTAGCTAAAGTACGCATAAACCAAATTATCACTGAAGAATTTACAAAAGTTGTACTTCAGGAAATTGAAAGTGAAGAGTTTCAGACAGAAAAATTAATTCGGATAGAAAAGGATCAAAAAGGCAAGATAACTTTGGTTCAATCCAATACACTTTTGTTTCATAAGTTAGCTGCAAGAATTGGCAATAGAATGCAAAAACATATTAATTTGTTGAGAAAACAAAAAGTAGCGATTCCCTTTGGACAGTTATTTGGTTTAAAGGTATTGGCTTCCTTCGGTCCAAAAATAAAGATTAGTTTTATACCGATGGGATACGTTGAAGTAAATTGTTTGGATTCCTTTGAATCGGGCGGCCTTAATCAAACCAGATTTCAGCTTTCGGTTATTTTAAAAGCGAGCTATAAAGTAGCGATTCCATTAGTTAGTGAAGAGGCAAAGCTTTCCTATAAACTTCCTATAATTGAAACGGTTATCGTGGGTGAAGTACCCCAGATTATGTTACCTTCATCCTTGAAGTAG
- the tyrS gene encoding tyrosine--tRNA ligase, whose translation MPVDELKRQLEIIKRGVAEIVPEEELVEKLKKSLNEGKPLRVKLGLDPTAPDIHLGHTVVLQKLKQFQSLGHEVIIIIGDFTAQIGDPTGKKETRKQLSWEEVLENAKTYQEQIFKILDPAKTKMVFNSEWLAKLTFADVIKLASKYTVARMLEREDFAKRFKEGQPISIHEFFYPLMQGYDSVALKADIELGGTDQKFNLLMGRTLQKEYGQEPQIAIMMPILEGTDGVQKMSKSLGNYIGINETPQEMFGKIMSIPDTLILRYLELLTSVPMETINEMKIQMETGVLNPRDAKVFLAKEIITQYHSREAADEAEREFIKIFREKELPDEIPEYKVPGELIDGGVVLLPKVLFSAGTVKSISEAKRLISQGAVLVNQEKINDINFVLKPSKEPYTVKVGKRRFLKIIFEK comes from the coding sequence ATGCCAGTGGACGAATTAAAGCGTCAACTTGAGATAATTAAAAGGGGAGTTGCAGAAATCGTTCCGGAAGAGGAATTAGTAGAAAAGCTAAAAAAATCCTTAAATGAAGGAAAGCCTTTAAGGGTAAAGCTTGGCCTTGACCCTACTGCACCGGATATTCACTTAGGACATACGGTGGTTTTACAAAAGTTAAAACAGTTTCAATCTTTAGGACATGAGGTAATCATTATCATTGGGGACTTTACCGCCCAAATTGGGGATCCAACTGGAAAAAAAGAAACCCGGAAGCAGCTATCATGGGAAGAAGTTTTGGAAAATGCCAAGACCTATCAAGAGCAGATTTTTAAAATTTTAGATCCGGCAAAGACCAAAATGGTTTTTAATAGCGAATGGTTAGCTAAGCTTACTTTTGCCGATGTAATAAAACTTGCTTCCAAATATACTGTAGCAAGGATGCTTGAAAGAGAAGATTTTGCAAAGAGATTTAAAGAGGGGCAGCCTATTAGTATTCATGAATTTTTCTATCCTTTAATGCAAGGATATGATTCCGTTGCTCTAAAAGCCGATATCGAATTAGGAGGAACTGACCAGAAGTTTAATCTTTTGATGGGTAGAACTTTACAAAAAGAATACGGGCAAGAGCCACAAATTGCTATTATGATGCCGATATTGGAAGGTACCGATGGCGTGCAAAAAATGAGTAAAAGTCTTGGAAATTATATTGGAATAAATGAGACGCCTCAAGAAATGTTTGGGAAGATAATGTCGATTCCTGATACGCTCATTTTGCGTTACCTGGAATTGCTAACATCGGTTCCAATGGAAACAATTAATGAAATGAAAATCCAAATGGAAACGGGTGTGTTAAATCCTCGGGATGCAAAAGTATTTTTGGCAAAAGAAATTATTACTCAGTATCATTCCCGCGAAGCGGCTGATGAAGCCGAACGGGAGTTTATTAAAATTTTTCGTGAGAAAGAGCTGCCCGATGAAATTCCTGAATATAAGGTTCCAGGTGAATTAATTGATGGTGGAGTTGTTTTATTGCCTAAAGTACTGTTTTCTGCGGGAACTGTAAAAAGCATAAGTGAAGCTAAAAGGTTAATTTCTCAGGGGGCTGTTTTAGTCAATCAAGAGAAAATCAATGATATTAATTTTGTTTTAAAACCCTCTAAAGAGCCCTATACTGTTAAGGTTGGAAAACGGCGATTTTTAAAGATTATCTTTGAAAAGTAA
- a CDS encoding transglycosylase domain-containing protein has protein sequence MEKQRKRMPKWLLVSLLVFTLLFFIGTIAVGSYIYYCLKDVPSFSPKMLELSGTTLIFDKDNNIIAEVHGSENRIPVKIKEVPEVVKKAIIGAEDARFYQHHGIDLKAILRAALEDLKYGAPKEGASTITQQLVKLTFLTSEKTLKRKIQEAYLAIQLERAFTKDEILEMYLNRSYFGEGAYGIKAAAQTYFGKDLDELTLSEAALLAGLLPAPSRYSPLNNKELALNRRNIVLNKMVRAGLITEDQARKAKSEPLILNPNLIDKSHHKYKYPYFVEYVIEQLTEKFGSDRVFRGGLRVYTTLDPKIQEAAEKALSDPKNFPKSKRDKDGILQPQGAVVVLDPKTGEIKAIVGGREHNQLRQWNRATRTKRQPGSAFKPIIAYGPAIENGMSPATVIDDRPIKYGKHSFVNSNGKYRGLITLRTALTYSVNTVAVQLLDKVGFAEAFKFAKKLGIELNPKLESNLGVALGGLTDGVTPLQMAAAYGAFANNGIYVEPSAIIKVESATGEILYENKPKKRIAMKPETAFMITSMLEDVIFKPGGTGSAARLDRPVAGKTGTTDEGKDLWFVGYTPDLVAAVWVGHDKPQPIPGGFGGIYPARIFKAIMTEALKGVPKSDFEKPNGIIKATVCGKSGLLPSSDCPQNQLVYDYFAKGTVPTKICNVHVKAEICADSHLLATEYCPNKLTVSLIDLPYEVPSYVLDYSLRLPKEKCNIHGPGSQSSTQEVEVPICTDPSHNGQDFLALIPKAGESGGCPPQYVTVKKFPKDKVPKVYCDIPEHQIKPAQGNDNQTTPPGNNQTTPPNN, from the coding sequence GTGGAAAAACAACGAAAAAGAATGCCAAAGTGGCTTTTAGTTTCCCTGCTGGTATTTACTCTATTATTTTTTATTGGAACAATTGCCGTGGGTAGTTATATTTATTATTGTTTAAAAGACGTACCCTCTTTCTCTCCCAAAATGCTGGAGTTGTCTGGAACCACTTTAATTTTTGATAAAGACAATAATATAATTGCTGAAGTCCATGGCAGTGAAAATCGGATACCTGTAAAAATAAAAGAAGTTCCGGAGGTTGTTAAGAAAGCAATAATCGGTGCTGAAGATGCCCGCTTTTACCAACATCACGGTATTGATTTAAAAGCTATTTTAAGAGCAGCCCTGGAAGATTTAAAATATGGAGCTCCGAAAGAGGGAGCAAGCACAATTACCCAGCAGTTAGTTAAACTTACCTTTTTAACCTCAGAAAAAACCCTAAAAAGAAAAATTCAAGAGGCATATTTAGCTATCCAGCTCGAAAGAGCTTTTACCAAAGATGAAATCCTCGAAATGTATTTAAACCGTAGTTATTTCGGTGAAGGCGCTTACGGAATAAAGGCCGCCGCCCAAACTTACTTTGGCAAAGATTTAGATGAATTAACTTTAAGTGAAGCAGCTCTTTTAGCAGGCCTACTTCCAGCACCAAGTCGTTATTCTCCTTTAAACAACAAGGAGCTGGCGCTAAACCGGCGCAACATTGTCTTAAATAAAATGGTTCGAGCAGGCTTGATAACTGAAGACCAAGCCAGAAAAGCTAAAAGCGAACCTTTAATCTTAAACCCCAATCTTATAGACAAAAGTCACCATAAATATAAATATCCCTATTTTGTAGAATATGTAATCGAACAGCTTACAGAAAAGTTTGGAAGTGACCGGGTTTTTCGCGGTGGACTTAGAGTTTATACAACCTTAGACCCCAAAATTCAAGAAGCTGCAGAAAAAGCGTTATCAGATCCCAAGAACTTCCCCAAATCCAAGCGGGATAAAGATGGAATTTTACAACCTCAGGGTGCAGTGGTAGTTCTTGATCCTAAAACAGGTGAAATTAAAGCAATCGTTGGAGGGCGTGAACATAATCAGCTACGGCAGTGGAATAGAGCTACCAGGACCAAAAGGCAACCGGGTTCAGCCTTTAAGCCAATCATTGCCTACGGTCCGGCCATTGAAAACGGCATGTCTCCGGCTACAGTAATTGATGATAGACCTATTAAATACGGCAAACATTCTTTTGTCAATTCCAATGGCAAATATCGGGGATTAATCACTTTAAGGACTGCTCTTACTTATTCAGTAAATACCGTTGCCGTACAACTTCTCGATAAAGTTGGCTTTGCTGAAGCATTTAAATTTGCAAAAAAGCTTGGCATTGAGCTAAATCCTAAGCTTGAATCAAACCTCGGGGTTGCCCTTGGCGGTCTTACGGACGGAGTTACCCCTCTTCAAATGGCAGCCGCTTACGGAGCCTTTGCCAATAATGGAATTTATGTAGAACCATCGGCGATAATCAAAGTCGAATCAGCCACCGGCGAAATACTCTATGAAAATAAACCCAAAAAGCGGATAGCCATGAAACCGGAAACCGCTTTTATGATTACTTCAATGCTCGAAGACGTTATTTTTAAACCGGGAGGTACTGGTTCCGCTGCACGGTTAGACCGACCGGTTGCCGGAAAAACGGGTACAACCGATGAAGGAAAAGACCTCTGGTTTGTGGGTTATACTCCCGATTTAGTCGCTGCCGTCTGGGTTGGCCATGATAAACCTCAACCGATTCCCGGAGGATTCGGCGGTATCTATCCAGCCAGAATTTTTAAAGCAATAATGACTGAAGCTTTAAAAGGAGTACCAAAATCTGACTTCGAAAAGCCCAACGGTATTATCAAAGCCACTGTATGTGGAAAATCAGGACTTTTACCGAGTAGTGACTGCCCTCAGAACCAGTTGGTTTATGATTATTTTGCCAAAGGAACAGTACCAACCAAAATTTGTAATGTCCATGTAAAAGCAGAAATTTGCGCTGATTCCCATTTGCTGGCAACAGAGTATTGTCCCAATAAGCTGACCGTCAGCTTAATTGATCTACCCTATGAAGTTCCGAGTTACGTTTTAGACTACTCATTAAGGTTACCCAAAGAAAAATGTAATATTCACGGTCCGGGAAGCCAGTCTTCAACTCAAGAGGTAGAAGTGCCCATTTGCACCGATCCATCCCACAACGGTCAGGACTTCTTGGCTCTAATTCCCAAAGCCGGTGAAAGCGGAGGTTGTCCACCCCAATATGTTACCGTTAAAAAGTTTCCCAAAGATAAGGTACCAAAAGTTTACTGTGATATACCGGAACATCAAATAAAACCTGCCCAAGGTAATGACAATCAAACAACACCTCCCGGCAATAATCAAACAACCCCTCCTAACAATTAG
- a CDS encoding endonuclease MutS2, translating into MNQKTLEKIEFPDIINKLWQKAESFPGKQLALKVRPLSDSKIIEEKLLEVEEGLSYLRFKTVDLSVLSDFSEIFLKLSKESMLTGQEIYRLGQLLKVSKDTFFEISRGAFPRLKQIVKLLFFDEALVKDIERSFWPEGTVKDEASPELKRIRGQIARLKDKMREAVEKYLKEPELAKYLQEPLISVRGDRFVLPVKASYKSQVPGIIHDRSNTGQTLFIEPYSAVEAGNELKTLELQEKEIIEKILKDFTQRLACNLTEIKRTYELLGEIDLIVAKARLALELDAYKPRISENGVLSFKQARHPLLGKKAVPFDLTLGKEFDLLIITGPNTGGKTVTLKTIGILTIMARAGLFIPASPETEIGLFGEVYVDIGDEQSIVQSLSTFSSHLLNLKFILENAREGDLVLLDELGTGTDPREGAALAKAILEELRGKKVKVVATTHTSELAAYAIETERVENASVEFDPESLKPTYRLHIGKPGRSNALYIAQGLGLKEQIIEKAKSFLKEEELKLDKLIFDVEQEKRQLEKAKEEVANLLISLKEKEAKLNDELENLEKTKEEIIRKYREKYQQKLLEIERKGKLVIEEIKEKIKTYEEKNLAKLLEEARQKTKEFSQNFALPFEPIKPYRPKVGETVELVEVGQKAEVLAVGENYAIVQAGIMKLNVSFDQIRPAQKQEKENEKGQVKKAGLELTKKQNFNLELDIRGMNTLEAEPVVEKYLDNAYLAGVEKVRIIHGKGTGALKKFLWDYLREVPFVKKFNFAPQNQGGDGATEVYLK; encoded by the coding sequence ATGAATCAAAAAACCTTGGAAAAAATTGAATTTCCGGATATTATTAATAAACTCTGGCAGAAAGCCGAATCTTTTCCTGGAAAACAACTGGCTTTAAAAGTTAGACCGCTATCCGATAGCAAGATTATTGAGGAAAAGCTTTTGGAGGTTGAAGAAGGACTTTCCTATTTGCGATTTAAAACGGTAGATTTAAGTGTGCTTTCGGATTTCTCCGAAATTTTTCTAAAACTTTCTAAAGAAAGCATGTTAACCGGGCAAGAAATATATCGTTTAGGTCAGTTGCTTAAAGTTTCTAAAGATACTTTTTTTGAGATTAGTCGCGGTGCATTTCCACGGCTAAAGCAAATAGTTAAATTGCTTTTTTTTGATGAAGCTCTTGTAAAAGATATTGAAAGAAGTTTTTGGCCTGAAGGAACTGTTAAAGATGAAGCATCTCCAGAATTAAAAAGGATTCGGGGGCAGATAGCCCGTTTAAAGGACAAAATGAGAGAAGCAGTGGAAAAATATCTAAAAGAACCTGAACTTGCTAAATATTTGCAGGAGCCTCTTATTTCCGTACGCGGAGATAGGTTCGTTTTACCGGTAAAAGCTTCTTATAAAAGTCAGGTACCGGGAATTATCCACGATCGTTCTAATACAGGCCAAACTTTATTTATTGAGCCGTACAGTGCAGTAGAAGCGGGAAACGAACTTAAAACCTTAGAATTACAGGAAAAGGAAATAATTGAAAAAATCCTCAAAGATTTTACCCAACGTTTAGCTTGTAATTTAACGGAAATCAAACGTACTTATGAGCTTTTGGGGGAAATTGACCTGATTGTGGCAAAAGCGCGTCTTGCTTTAGAGTTAGATGCGTATAAACCAAGAATTTCTGAAAACGGTGTTTTATCTTTTAAACAGGCCCGTCATCCCCTTCTGGGAAAGAAGGCGGTACCTTTTGACTTAACTCTGGGGAAAGAATTTGACCTATTAATTATTACCGGACCCAATACGGGCGGTAAGACTGTTACTTTAAAAACTATAGGGATTTTAACCATTATGGCTCGGGCTGGCTTGTTTATTCCTGCCTCCCCGGAGACAGAAATTGGCCTTTTTGGAGAAGTTTATGTTGATATTGGCGATGAGCAAAGTATCGTTCAATCGTTAAGTACTTTTTCTTCTCATTTGCTAAATTTAAAATTTATTTTAGAAAATGCCCGGGAAGGAGACTTGGTATTGTTAGACGAGCTGGGGACCGGTACTGACCCCCGGGAAGGAGCTGCATTGGCCAAAGCAATTCTGGAAGAACTTCGGGGAAAAAAGGTAAAAGTAGTTGCAACCACCCATACCAGTGAACTTGCGGCTTATGCCATAGAGACCGAGCGGGTTGAAAATGCCTCGGTCGAATTTGATCCTGAAAGCTTAAAACCGACTTATCGTTTACACATTGGAAAACCGGGACGGAGTAATGCTTTGTATATTGCCCAGGGCTTGGGACTAAAAGAACAAATAATTGAAAAAGCTAAAAGCTTTTTGAAGGAAGAAGAGTTGAAACTTGATAAGCTTATTTTTGACGTTGAGCAAGAGAAGCGGCAGTTAGAAAAGGCTAAAGAAGAAGTAGCAAATCTTCTAATATCCCTCAAAGAAAAAGAAGCTAAGCTTAATGATGAATTAGAAAATCTTGAAAAAACAAAAGAAGAAATTATTAGAAAGTACCGGGAAAAGTATCAGCAGAAGCTTTTGGAAATTGAACGGAAAGGTAAGCTTGTTATTGAGGAAATAAAAGAAAAGATTAAGACTTATGAGGAAAAAAATTTGGCAAAACTTCTTGAAGAGGCACGCCAGAAAACTAAAGAGTTCTCGCAAAATTTTGCCTTGCCTTTTGAACCAATAAAACCTTATCGGCCCAAAGTAGGAGAAACGGTGGAATTGGTTGAAGTTGGACAAAAAGCGGAAGTTTTAGCTGTTGGAGAAAATTATGCCATAGTCCAAGCGGGGATAATGAAGTTAAATGTAAGTTTTGATCAAATAAGGCCCGCGCAAAAACAGGAAAAAGAAAACGAGAAGGGGCAGGTTAAAAAAGCAGGCTTAGAATTAACCAAAAAACAAAATTTTAATTTAGAGCTTGATATTCGGGGTATGAATACCCTTGAGGCCGAACCGGTGGTGGAAAAATATTTAGATAATGCTTACTTAGCCGGGGTAGAGAAGGTTAGAATTATTCACGGGAAGGGTACCGGTGCGTTAAAAAAATTTTTATGGGATTATTTACGGGAAGTTCCTTTTGTGAAAAAATTTAATTTTGCACCGCAAAATCAAGGGGGAGATGGTGCAACGGAGGTATATTTAAAGTAA
- a CDS encoding DUF3656 domain-containing U32 family peptidase → MLKKPELLAPVGAYENLIAAVQNGADAVYFGGKFFNARHFSENFTDEEIVKAIDYCHLRGVKAYITLNTLVTDYELKEVFRFLQLIYKEGADAVIVQDLGLAKVIREYFPDLNIHASTQMTLHNSEAISLIKQLGIKRVVLARELSLFEIQEVKKKTGIEIEHFIHGALCISYSGQCLMSSIIGQRSGNRGKCAQPCRLPYRLIKDEKEIGENLGEYLLSTRDINLSAFLPELIKAGVDSFKIEGRMKRPEYVATVVKVYRELIDLYFNDPQNFRVSEEQDRKLREIFNRNFSTAYLLGKPGQELMSYQRPNNRGVFVGRVVGYDERKNSVRVKLEDRLEEGDGVEIWVKKGGRVGVEIGSLYRGKEKVDRAEKGDLVEFYLPERVFPQDRVFKTSSRRLLEEARESFTREREIRKFPLLAKVIARRGEPLRLILSDGFGHRVEVESEYVVETALKHPANLKYLQDQLNRLGNTPFSLSETVAEGLEEGVLVPASELNKLRRKAIEKLSAMIINKYKRQITSQKLFLPVSNKQKQNIFKLTVKVGSNEAAINALRAGADIVYLAGERFFKKPYNYAEIFSVKKDYQEVWLHVPRITKDQELELFFEEMQKDHNFSGILAGNPGIIFYANKFGYRLAADFSFNVFNSLTEVVLHGWSIDRATLSLELSFKMLKETARFAGMAKEAVVFGDLPLMVSEYCVIGSVAGGMTREKGCGKACFLGDYYLKDRLGVKFPVKTDQFCRMHIFNNKKLNILKNLSEFTELPGIEYLRLELPAEDPDKVYKVVEIWRKEIKRLNNLGEKYEPEITSLETLKHLYPEGFTTGHYFRGAE, encoded by the coding sequence ATGTTAAAAAAACCAGAGCTTTTAGCACCAGTAGGAGCTTATGAAAATTTAATAGCTGCTGTGCAAAATGGAGCAGATGCGGTATATTTTGGGGGTAAATTTTTTAATGCCCGTCATTTTTCCGAAAATTTTACTGATGAAGAAATAGTTAAAGCCATTGATTACTGTCATTTACGGGGAGTAAAGGCTTACATTACTTTAAATACTTTAGTTACTGATTACGAGTTAAAAGAAGTATTCAGGTTTTTACAACTTATCTATAAAGAAGGGGCAGATGCTGTAATTGTCCAGGATTTAGGGCTGGCGAAAGTAATTAGAGAGTATTTTCCTGACTTAAATATTCATGCCAGTACCCAAATGACGCTTCATAACAGTGAGGCGATTTCCTTAATTAAACAGCTGGGAATAAAAAGGGTTGTTTTAGCCAGGGAGTTATCGCTTTTTGAAATTCAGGAGGTAAAGAAGAAAACTGGGATAGAAATTGAGCATTTTATCCATGGAGCTTTGTGCATCTCTTACTCGGGCCAGTGCTTAATGAGCAGTATAATTGGCCAGCGCAGTGGTAATCGGGGGAAGTGCGCTCAACCCTGCCGCTTACCTTATAGGTTAATTAAAGATGAAAAAGAAATCGGGGAGAATTTAGGCGAGTATCTCTTGAGTACTCGAGACATAAATCTAAGTGCGTTTTTGCCCGAACTAATAAAAGCCGGTGTGGATTCCTTTAAAATTGAAGGGCGGATGAAACGACCGGAGTATGTGGCGACGGTGGTTAAAGTTTATCGTGAATTGATAGATTTATATTTTAATGACCCGCAAAATTTCCGGGTTAGTGAAGAACAGGATAGAAAGCTACGTGAAATTTTTAATAGAAATTTTTCAACAGCATATCTTTTGGGAAAACCCGGGCAGGAATTAATGAGTTACCAGCGTCCCAATAATCGAGGGGTTTTTGTCGGACGGGTTGTAGGGTATGATGAACGTAAAAATAGCGTTCGGGTGAAGTTAGAGGACCGTCTGGAAGAAGGAGACGGGGTAGAAATTTGGGTTAAAAAAGGAGGAAGGGTTGGAGTAGAAATTGGCTCCCTCTACCGGGGTAAGGAAAAAGTAGATAGGGCAGAAAAAGGTGACCTCGTGGAATTTTATCTTCCGGAGCGGGTATTTCCCCAGGACCGGGTATTTAAGACTTCCAGTCGGCGCTTGCTGGAAGAGGCGAGGGAAAGTTTTACCAGGGAGCGGGAAATAAGAAAATTTCCGCTTTTGGCGAAAGTAATTGCCCGAAGGGGAGAGCCATTGAGATTAATTCTTTCTGACGGCTTTGGCCACCGGGTGGAAGTTGAGTCGGAGTATGTTGTTGAAACTGCATTAAAACATCCTGCAAATTTGAAGTACTTGCAGGACCAGCTTAATCGCCTTGGTAATACCCCATTTTCACTCAGTGAAACAGTTGCGGAAGGCTTGGAGGAAGGGGTTTTAGTTCCCGCAAGTGAATTAAATAAACTTCGCCGAAAAGCAATTGAAAAACTTTCGGCTATGATTATAAATAAGTATAAGAGACAGATTACAAGCCAAAAGCTTTTTTTACCGGTAAGTAATAAGCAAAAACAAAACATTTTTAAACTTACGGTAAAAGTTGGAAGTAACGAGGCAGCCATTAATGCTTTGCGGGCAGGGGCCGATATTGTTTATTTAGCGGGGGAAAGGTTTTTTAAAAAACCGTATAATTATGCGGAAATATTTTCAGTGAAAAAGGATTATCAAGAAGTTTGGCTTCACGTCCCAAGGATTACTAAAGACCAGGAATTAGAATTATTTTTCGAAGAAATGCAAAAGGATCACAACTTTTCGGGAATCTTAGCGGGAAATCCCGGTATTATTTTTTATGCCAATAAATTCGGATACAGGCTTGCTGCGGATTTTTCTTTTAATGTTTTTAATTCACTGACCGAGGTGGTTTTGCACGGCTGGTCGATAGATAGAGCAACACTTTCCCTCGAGCTTTCCTTTAAAATGCTTAAGGAAACGGCAAGATTTGCTGGAATGGCTAAGGAAGCAGTGGTTTTTGGGGATTTACCTTTAATGGTAAGTGAATACTGCGTTATAGGATCTGTGGCGGGAGGAATGACCCGGGAAAAAGGATGTGGTAAGGCATGCTTTTTGGGGGATTATTACTTAAAAGACCGGTTAGGGGTCAAATTTCCTGTAAAAACTGACCAATTTTGCCGAATGCATATTTTTAATAATAAAAAGTTAAACATTTTAAAAAATCTCTCGGAATTCACCGAACTTCCAGGTATAGAATATTTACGCCTTGAACTTCCTGCAGAAGATCCGGATAAAGTGTATAAAGTGGTGGAAATTTGGCGAAAAGAAATTAAACGTTTAAATAACTTGGGCGAAAAATATGAACCGGAGATTACAAGTCTGGAAACTCTTAAACACCTTTATCCTGAAGGTTTTACCACCGGGCATTATTTTCGAGGAGCGGAGTAA